The following proteins are co-located in the Agromyces laixinhei genome:
- a CDS encoding helix-turn-helix transcriptional regulator, producing the protein MNTSTHPTVPASRFVDELGDYLSVDELAQYLQLSKETIYHWRLDGTGPKATKLGKHLRFSRENVQAWLQARTDRR; encoded by the coding sequence ATGAACACATCAACGCATCCCACCGTCCCGGCATCCCGTTTCGTCGACGAACTCGGGGACTACCTGAGCGTCGACGAACTGGCGCAGTATCTGCAACTGTCCAAAGAGACCATCTACCACTGGCGTCTCGACGGAACGGGCCCGAAGGCCACCAAGCTCGGCAAGCATCTGCGCTTCAGTCGCGAGAACGTCCAGGCCTGGCTGCAGGCCCGAACGGACCGACGGTGA
- the rsfS gene encoding ribosome silencing factor: MTASEQALETLALAARAADSKGGDDLVALDVSLQLPFADVFLLVTGNSERNVVAIADEIEDVLGHAGTQTRRREGHNAGRWILLDFGDLVVHVFHQEERLYYGLERLWADCPALPVAPLLAANS; encoded by the coding sequence ATGACAGCATCCGAACAGGCCCTCGAAACGCTCGCGCTGGCGGCGCGAGCAGCCGATTCGAAGGGCGGCGACGACCTCGTCGCGCTCGACGTGTCGTTGCAGTTGCCGTTCGCCGATGTCTTCCTCCTCGTGACCGGCAACTCCGAGCGCAACGTCGTGGCAATCGCCGACGAGATCGAAGACGTGCTCGGTCACGCCGGCACGCAGACGAGGCGCCGTGAAGGGCACAATGCCGGGCGCTGGATCCTGCTCGACTTCGGCGACCTCGTCGTGCACGTGTTCCACCAGGAGGAGCGGCTCTACTACGGCCTCGAACGGCTCTGGGCCGACTGCCCGGCGCTTCCGGTCGCTCCGCTGCTCGCGGCGAACAGCTGA